In the Dictyostelium discoideum AX4 chromosome 6 chromosome, whole genome shotgun sequence genome, AATCAAAccattgaattatttaaatcaataaatgtTTGGGATACAATAAAATCAACTAAAAGAGTTAACCCATTCAATCAAGTTAGAGTTTGGGATACAAGTGGATTTGAAGGTATTCATTTTCAAGATAATGATAtaattgatgatggtaaCAATACTACAGCAATGGGatatataattgaaaataatattgtaacatcatcattattatcaaaagttaaacaatttgaaaatattgaattatttgaacaaTTATCAGTTAAATCTATGAATGATTATAATGAAGAAACTATTAGAACTACAAGTATTTTACCAAGTGTaacattatcaaatgatCAACAACTACATGCTAAATTAATCATTGGTGCTGATGGTggtaattcaatattaaaaaaacaattacaagtACCATCAATTGGTAGAGTTTATAATCAAAAAGCTGTAGTTTGTACATTAAAATTAGGTATTAaacaagataataataacaatagcagcaataataataataataataataatacattattTCAAAGATTTTTACCAACTGGTCCAATTGCTTTATTACCATTAGCAAATGGTTATGCTAATATTATTTGGTCAACAAATTTAATGCATGCTCAATATTTATTAGAATTAGATGATGAATCATTTCTTGAACAAGTTAAAGATTCATTCTTAAAATCACCATCAACTTCAAATTCAAGTTTCTTTGAAATCGcttcaaatttattcaatttaaatccaaaagGATTAAGTGgtaatgaaatttatttaccACCAATCGAGGGTTTGGTATCGAAAAGAGCTTCTTTCCCATTAAGAATTGATCATACTTTTAATTATACATTACCAAGAGTTTGTTTCATTGGTGATGCTTCACATTTAGTCCATCCAATGGCTGGTCAAGGCGTAAATTTAGGTATGGCAGATGTTAAAACTCTCTCTAGTATAATCGAACAATCGGTTCAATCTGGTTATGATATCGGTGATGCTATGATGTTAAAAAGGTTTGAAGAAATTAGAAAACCTGAAAATCTTAAAATGTTACTCTCTATTGATACTCTCTTCAATTTATTcacaaataattcaatatttgtaACTGGTTTAAGAAATTTTGGAATGTccttattaaataatatttcacctcttaaaaatttaattattggtgTTTCAAAAGgtgaatcaattttaaaatttaaataaaaataaaattaaaactaaaaatcaaaaaattatttataaatatatatctctttaataaataaaataaaaaaaaaaaaaaaaaaagaaaaaatgatttcaaatgaaaaattaaatattttttatttattaaaacttgaGATCTTTAACAAACTCTCAAGAGTTTccatataaaattaatttccaaTTACTAAACCATTATTGGTTATTGTATCTGAAATAATGGATATGAGTGATAAACattataatgatttaaaacgAAAAgaagattatttatttggaaaaaagttggattttatatattggattattattttgtttttgatatttttttttgatattttttttaacccaccaaaagaatataaaaacaaaataataatcttcaATAATAAAACCCAAACAAAACCGAACCCAATCAGAATCGAACCAGGGACATAACATGGGTTTTTGAAAAACTGTTGATAAAGGCGAGATTCGAACTCGCGAAGCCGAAGCATAAGAACTTGAGTCTTACCCATTTGACCACTCTGGTACTTTACCTTATGAAAATCAATGGTTATTACGGTTGATTTTGACCACTTAATTAATGGAcctgtaaaataaaaaaaaactaaaaataaaatgagatctagcatctcaaggagaagcaactaataattgcgttatccaattcaaaaaaaagaccACTTATTTAATATACTCTGGTAATAAAGGGTCAAATAGAACCTCCAggattaaaattgaaattcttgttgaaattgaaattgggtTGCAATTGAatctttcaattgaaattgtaattgtaattgtaattgaaacTTTAAATTACAATTCAAATTGCAATTTCATTTacaaattccaaaaaaagaatttcaatTCCAATCTGATGGTTCtcaagtaaaaaaataaaaaattttaaaatattaaaagtgTTAGtaagattattaaataataatatgtaatatatataaaaaattatgcCTACTCTAAATTATCATCTATATTCAATaccattttttatattcatcTTGTGAGAATCAACTGTTCCTCTCATAAAGGATTTACATGTTttctatttttgttttattgatTAATTTAGATTCAGTCatgaaaaaatttatttatttatttattttatttattttttttttttattttattttacaattgattgatgaaatgaaaaatatttatttaatttaattattgattaatcgagaaatgaaaaatatgtataaatatatctatattttttttttttacctttgtagaaaaagaaatggtataatattgaatatattaatatttttgaaaaatatactacactgtttttttatatataaatattaaataattatttgtttttaaaaataaattgaaaattttttaattaaaaaaaaaaaaaaaaaaaaaaaaaaaaaaaaaatttttttttaatacttgAGAAAAATTGGTTCTaaatgtaatttttaagaaaaaaggggattataaaaaagtgtttattttttaaaaaaaaaatgtgtttgtatttttatcaaaaatatgTGCTCTGCATctatttttggaaaaaaaaatggttttttttttttttttagacatttaaaatctaaaatatgATTTGGTGccctttatttaaaaaaaaaaaaaaaaaaatattatatcttttttatttttatcatttaattattacctatttttatttttattattttatgattttcaaatttatctttaagatttaaattagaatttaatgaatcaaaaaaagggaaataattgatttgtgTGTgtaaatcctttttttttttttaaaatttatttaaagtttatttttttattttttttaatttattatacaaTTACTTTTTTGGGATTgaggtttttttaaaattatagttGAAGAAGAAGTTGAAGATGGTTTAAACTCTTCAATTCTATCTATACAAAGTTTAACTAAAGATATAAAAGCATCTTCAATGTTAATTGCTTGTTTTGCACTAGTTTCTTTGAATGTAATATCAAGGGAATCAGCAAATTCTTGAGCCAAAAAAGGGTCAACCACTTTTTGTGAGATCATATCACTTTTATTTCCAATTATCATTTTAATGACATTATCTCTTGCATATCTTTCGATTTCTTGTATCCATTTTGcaacattttcaaatgatcTTTGATCAGTAACATCATAAACCACCATAACTGCATGACAACCTCTATATTGAGAATTATTATGAACTCTAAATCGTTCTTGTCCAGCAGTATCCCAAATTTGAAGTTTTATTGCTTTACCTTCAATATAAACTgtctttattttaaaatcaactcCAATTGTTGATATATAACTTTCTGTAAATGTATCCTCTGTAAATCTTAATAAAATACTTGatttaccttttttatttattatttttttttttttttaataaataattttttttattttttttattttttttttttttgttatctATTATTTATCGGACAATAAATACTTACCAACTCCACTATCAcctacaaaaataaatttaaataaatgtctatattgattttttttttttttttttttttttttttttttttggggaaaaattttttaatataaaaaaaaaaaaagaaaccaaaaaaaagaaaggaaTCCTTACTCATATTTTTTACTCATTTTAATTgtacatttaataaaaattatattacatttttttttatcccaaacctttccaaaaaaaaaaaaaattaaaaaaaaaaaaaaaaaaataaaaaaaattttttaaaaaaaaaaaaagaaaaaaattcattgaaTAAACATTAAAACACTAAAAATATCCCAAAAACATTGATTTGTGGTTATCACCATTGAATCTTAAAaaccctaaaaaaaaaaatatcaattttaaataaatttatttaaaaaaaaaaaaaaaaaaaaaaaaaataattaacatgtttatgaatttaaaataattaatttattgagggtttttttatattttattttattttattttttattttatttaacaaCTTTCCTAAAAAG is a window encoding:
- the coq6 gene encoding hypothetical protein, which encodes MLRLINKTINKNDLIKINNSKRFCSTTTNSTINKDNIYDIIIIGGGLVGSTMACSIGNNNTTKHLKVALIESSKIQTVEQSISNAIPEIRTISFNNQTIELFKSINVWDTIKSTKRVNPFNQVRVWDTSGFEGIHFQDNDIIDDGNNTTAMGYIIENNIVTSSLLSKVKQFENIELFEQLSVKSMNDYNEETIRTTSILPSVTLSNDQQLHAKLIIGADGGNSILKKQLQVPSIGRVYNQKAVVCTLKLGIKQDNNNNSSNNNNNNNNTLFQRFLPTGPIALLPLANGYANIIWSTNLMHAQYLLELDDESFLEQVKDSFLKSPSTSNSSFFEIASNLFNLNPKGLSGNEIYLPPIEGLVSKRASFPLRIDHTFNYTLPRVCFIGDASHLVHPMAGQGVNLGMADVKTLSSIIEQSVQSGYDIGDAMMLKRFEEIRKPENLKMLLSIDTLFNLFTNNSIFVTGLRNFGMSLLNNISPLKNLIIGVSKGESILKFK
- the rabA gene encoding Rab GTPase: MSKKYEHLFKFIFVGDSGVGKSSILLRFTEDTFTESYISTIGVDFKIKTVYIEGKAIKLQIWDTAGQERFRVHNNSQYRGCHAVMVVYDVTDQRSFENVAKWIQEIERYARDNVIKMIIGNKSDMISQKVVDPFLAQEFADSLDITFKETSAKQAINIEDAFISLVKLCIDRIEEFKPSSTSSSTIILKKPQSQKSNCIIN